Proteins encoded in a region of the Littorina saxatilis isolate snail1 unplaced genomic scaffold, US_GU_Lsax_2.0 scaffold_1363, whole genome shotgun sequence genome:
- the LOC138955491 gene encoding KRAB-A domain-containing protein 2-like, whose amino-acid sequence MNILSIARFETRFSLIQKRHDATAHPRYLITKEDLFQRILEAHVSTGHGGVKKTRLGLHDKYCNITERMVAIFLANCESCQKKKSKPNKGLVVKPLCSSGLGSRGQVDLIIMESQPDRDYVNIMNYQDHFTKFNFLRPLKSRTAAEVAYNLIDIFTLIGAPCILQSDNGREFAAKVVYELKELWPSLMIVHGRPRHPQSQGSVERSNHDIKQMLIAWTTDNSCSKWAEGLRFVMLQKNSSAHRNLNNRSPFEVMFGQKPLVGLQKTSLPNDVMRKLETEEELAGLLANTTPPHGETDDDDTDFVPQMSPIDDSRLSPQAAGPSSREDAEHESVSAAIAHLRATQTKARSDTDNEDEEETARFRG is encoded by the coding sequence ATGAACATACTATCTATTGCCCGTTTTGAAACTCGCTTTTCTTTAATCCAGAAACGACACGATGCCACCGCACACCCAAGGTACTTGATAACCAAGGAGGATTTATTCCAACGCATCCTGGAGGCCCATGTCAGTACCGGACACGGGGGAGTAAAGAAGACACGCCTCGGACTTCACGACAAATACTGCAATATTACTGAACGGATGGTGGCCATATTCCTAGCAAACTGCGAATCGTgtcagaagaagaagtcaaAGCCAAACAAGGGACTGGTGGTGAAACCATTATGCAGTTCGGGCTTGGGTTCGCGAGGACAGGTGGACCTCATCATCATGGAGTCACAGCCAGATAGAGACTACGTGAATATAATGAACTACCAGGATCACTTCACTAAGTTCAATTTTCTGAGACCACTGAAGTCGAGGACCGCTGCAGAAGTCGCCTACAACTTGATTGATATTTTTACACTGATAGGAGCCCCATGCATCTTGCAGAGCGACAATGGTCGTGAATTCGCGGCGAAAGTGGTATACGAATTGAAAGAATTGTGGCCTTCGCTGATGATCGTGCATGGGCGGCCGAGGCACCCCCAAAGCCAAGGTAGCGTCGAAAGATCAAACCATGACATCAAGCAGATGTTAATTGCATGGACAACAGACAACTCCTGCAGCAAATGGGCGGAAGGTCTGCGATTTGTCATGCTGCAAAAGAATTCGTCAGCGCATCGAAATTTGAACAACCGTTCTCCCTTTGAGGTCATGTTTGGCCAAAAGCCACTGGTTGGGCTGCAGAAAACTAGCCTCCCTAATGATGTGATGAGGAAGCTGGAAACCGAAGAAGAGCTTGCTGGACTTCTAGCAAATACTACACCCCCACATGGTGAAACAGACGACGATGACACAGATTTCGTTCCACAGATGAGCCCAATCGATGACAGTAGGTTATCTCCGCAAGCCGCAGGACCTTCTTCAAGAGAAGACGCAGAACATGAGTCAGTCAGTGCTGCAATAGCCCATCTACGTGCGACTCAAACAAAGGCCAGGTCTGACACAGACAACGAGGACGAAGAAGAAACAGCTAGATTTCGAGGGTAG